In Besnoitia besnoiti strain Bb-Ger1 chromosome IX, whole genome shotgun sequence, a single genomic region encodes these proteins:
- a CDS encoding BT1 family protein (encoded by transcript BESB_013670), which translates to MPSSGAGDRSPEIAVAPELVSPPVRMRTPPGPRAARPSCSLVRASVSPSTSCSFSLPRLVGLPAPESPPLSAEFTPFPPVADILPSCSPPRSSARSPRLLGAGARCLSASSPQQIDRKAPSGSTAPSLLLRSAEEPSPFASAAASGAKELNRGCLSGMWGRCFPGAVWRGLRAAVLLPVSLAASVREAVGPRFFLLLVSVYLCIKGLVYSLTVSAMLPYFKALGWSATAYQQATALAFVPWGMKGLIGTLSDALPLFGYRKKYYMLLASLLGVAGVCGLCVVPQSFAADRFWLVCCLFLLSQLQVATLDLMCEGRYSELMVEAPAVGPAIVTFVNVLISVGQAFGKMLVGPVSDQVGTRPIFWLALPLAASVVPPICLNFLPEQKLEREDLQVLRERIYAQRRVFIMGCSLAAASCGVAVVSLLTNKDSFLLAYSLIAGVALSCVCFFALPRQIAFCNMYFFLDQLLHLNVSGALDFFYTASPECLPDGPHFDYTYYNTYTCVAGAVGGVIVLILFLKVLPPYSFRHILTGACLLRLGASLVDYVLVSRLTTQMHLSDRAVYLLGDAIILVGVGSLSYMVGAILISKLCPRNVEATVYAILAGMGNMGSTLSTLVGVAAIKDFHITTTLQEEGGCDFSRLPQLISISNFVLPSLCIPLCMVLLPNSAMDAPLSADAPATREPSLFTLFAHYGPAGAGADDRAQGAGGGREAGGGAPAAGWGPAAGGAQGRGDSGDEDRGTSRGRRTAKAGMKAGDSGTENGDEGSRDERPADDDREEAGRRRGRRRHSKHAGSSEREERTEQTAQKTGSWLELIGDSDDTLLSDESLTRRGERISAACREGLADWDVEGGRRNAEAGGFSGFVGTSVSGVELLADGEADSAGGRRERCRRNEFPRVLL; encoded by the coding sequence ATGCCGTCTTCAGGGGCGGGCGACAGGAGCCCGGAGATTGCCGTCGCTCCCGAGCTCGTCTCACCTCCCGTCAGGATGCGCACGCCGccaggcccgcgcgccgcgcgtccctcgTGCTCTCTGGTTCGCGCCTCTGTGTCTCCTTCCACTTCTTgttccttctcgctgcctcgtctcgtcggcctccctgcgccggagtcgccgcctctctctgcggagtTCACGCCCTTTCCTCCAGTTGCAGACATCCTTCCCTcttgctcgccgccgcggtcgtcggcgcggtctccgcggctgtTGGGCGCAGGTGCGCGTTGTCTCTCAgcttcgtctccgcagcAGATTGATCGCAAAGCGCCATCTGGCTCCACAGCGCCATCGCTACTGCTGCGCTCTGCAGAGGAGCCGTCGCCTttcgcttcggcggccgcgagcggtGCCAAAGAGTTGAATCGCGGGTGTCTCTCGGGGATGTGGGGTCGCTGTTTTCCGGGCGCAGTCTGGCGCGGGTTGCGCGCGGCCGTTCTGCTGCCGGTGTCCCTGGCGGCGAGCGTGCGGGAGGCGGTCGGGCCTCGCTTTTTTCTGTTGCTGGTCTCGGTTTACCTCTGCATCAAGGGCTTGGTCTACTCGCTCACAGTGTCGGCGATGCTGCCGTATTTCAAAGCCTTGGGGTGGAGCGCGACGGCCTACcagcaggcgacagcgctcGCGTTCGTGCCCTGGGGCATGAAGGGTTTGATAGGGACGCTGTcagacgcgctgccgctcttTGGCTACCGCAAGAAGTACTACATGCTATTGGCCtcgctcctcggcgtcgcaggcgtgtgcggcctctgcgtcgtgccGCAGAGCTTCGCAGCGGATCGCTTCTGGCTGGTTTGTTGCCTCTTTCTGTTGAGTCAGCTGCAGGTCGCGACGCTCGACTTGATGTGCGAAGGCCGGTACTCCGAGTTGATGgtggaggcgccggccgtcGGGCCGGCGATTGTGACCTTCGTGAACGTGTTGATTTCGGTCGGTCAGGCCTTCGGCAAGATGCTCGTCGGGCCCGTCAGCGACCAGGTGGGGACGCGCCCCATTTTCTGGCTTGCGCTGcccctcgcggcctctgtTGTGCCGCCGATCTGCCTGAATTTTCTTCCAGAGCAGAAGCTTGAGCGCGAGGACCTGCaggtgctgcgcgagcggatctacgcgcagcgccgcgtcttTATCATGGGctgctcgctcgccgcggcctcttgcggcgtcgccgtcgtctccctcctgACGAACAAAGACAGCTTCCTGCTCGCCTACAGCTTGATCGCCGGGGTCGCGCTCTCCTGCGtgtgcttcttcgcgctgccgcggcagaTCGCCTTCTGCAACATGTATTTCTTTCTGGACCAGCTGTTGCATCTCAACGTCTCGGGCGCACTCGACTTCTTCTACACAGCGAGCCCCGAGTGTCTGCCCGACGGTCCCCACTTCGACTACACGTACTACAACACCTAcacctgcgtcgccggcgcggtcggGGGCGTAATAGTCCTCATTCTCTTCCTCAAAGTCCTGCCGCCCTACTCCTTTCGCCACATCCTCACCGGCGCCTGTCTGCTGCGactcggcgcctcgctcgtggACTACGtcctcgtctcgcgcctcacCACGCAGATGCACCTGTCCGATCGCGCGGTGTACCTGCTCGGCGACGCGATCAttctcgtcggcgtcggctcGCTCTCGTACATGGTGGGAGCGATCTTAATCTCCAAGCTGTGCCCGCGCAACGTCGAGGCCACCGTGTATGCGATCCTCGCTGGTATGGGCAACATGGGCTCCACTCTCTCCACCCtggtcggcgtcgccgccatcAAGGACTTTCACATCACCACCACACtgcaggaggagggcggatGCGACTTCTCTAGGCTTCCCCAACTCATATCCATCTCGAATTTTGTCTTGCCTTCCCTCTGCATTCCTCTCTGCATGGTCTTACTACCCAACAGCGCCATGGACGCCCCCctctccgcggacgcgcccgccaccCGAGAACCCTCCCTCTTCACCCTCTTCGCCCACTATggccctgcaggcgcaggggcCGACGACAGAGCTCAAGGCGCCGGTGGAGGCCGAGAAGCCGGGGGCggggcgccagcggccggcTGGGGCccggcggccggcggagccCAGGGGcggggcgacagcggcgacgaggaccgCGGGACGAGCAGGGGGCGACGCACAGCCAAGGCAGGCATGAAGGCGGGCGACAGTGGGACTGAgaacggagacgaaggatcgagagacgagaggccTGCGGATGACGATCGCGAGGAAGctgggcgcagacgcggtcGGCGGAGACACAGTAAGCACGCCGGCTCAtcggagagagaagaacgcACAGAGCAGACGGCACAGAAGACTGGCAGCTGGCTCGAGCTGATTGGAGACTCCGACGACACGCTGTTGAGTGATGAGAGCCtgacgcggagaggagaaaggaTATCTGCAGCGTGCCGAGAAGGCCTCGCAGACTGGGACGTTGAGGGCGGACGAAGAAACGCAGAAGCTGGCGGCTTCAGCGGCTTTGTGGGAACAAGCGTCTCGGGGGTGGAGCTCCttgccgacggcgaggcggataGCGCCGGGGGACGGAGGGAGAGATGCAGGAGGAACGAGTTTCCACGGGTGCTGCTTTAG